TAAACAGAAACACTTAAAACATCGTCAATTAGTCCAGAGTGCAAATAAAGGCTGTTGTAAAACTCACCGCTTATATTTTTATTTCTAGCAAATTTATAGCTTGAGCCAAGATTTGCGCCAAATTCATTACTAAACTCATCTGTAATGATATTTATAACTCCACCTAGTGCGTCACTTCCGTAAAGCGAGCTCATAGGTCCACGTATCACTTCGATACGGTTTATCGCACTTGCTGGCGGAATGAAACTATATGAGCCTCCAACACTTCTAAGCCCTTTATAGGCGTTATCGCCTGGTACTGGCATGCCATTTACTAAAATTTTAGTAAATCTTGGAGAGAATCCACGTATAGAAATTCCTCGTCTATTTGCCGCTTCGGGAGTCGTCCCAAAAAGACTTGGGATATCCTTTGTCATACTCTCGATATCTTTGTGATTTTTCTTTTCTAATGCCTCTTTAGTTATAACGCTAAGCGTTGCTGGTGCGTCTTTGATATTTTGCTCAAATCCTGTCGCACTCACTACTTTAACCTCTGGCAGAACCTTATCTTCATTTGCAAAAAGCGGTAAATTTATAAAAATTGCCGCACAAATAGAAATTTTTAATGCACTTTTCACAAAAACTCCTTATAAAAATTTAATACACATTTTACTAAAATTAAATAATCGTTATCAATATCATACGTAACGCTAAAGGGATTAAATTTAACGCTTGAGGGATAAAATGATAAATTTAGACAAAAAATATGGAACGAGCAAAATATCTCAAAAGGAAAAACAAGTAAGCGTGGAGTTTTTCAAGCAAAGCAGTGGCATCAGCTATCTAAAAAGTGAAATTTTATGTAATGGTAGGATAAAAAGAGATCGTCACAAGTCTAAAAAATATCTATTTTTAATGTTTAATGAGGATAAAAACGATCTTTGCTTTAAGCTTGATAGAAAAGAGTATATTTTAAACAAAGATGAATTTTGCATTGGGCTTGTTAATGATGATTTTAAAGGCGCCTTTGAGTATCAAAATAAATTTTATAAGACTAAAACACTACTTTTTGACGAAAGCTACGCAAATAAGCTTGAGATATTTGCTGGGCTTAGATTTGATGATAAATTTGAGCTATTAAAATACAAAAAAGATTTAGCTCAAATTTGCGTTTTAAATGAACTTGATACGACAAATTTATATGAAGGCGCGATGAGGGAAATTTTTACCGAGTCAAAAATTTTAGAGCTTATCTATAAAAGTAAAATACGAAAAGAGAGCGAAATTTCACTTAGCAGAGATGAAGAAAAGACTCTTTTAAAAGCTAAAACGATCTTATTAAGCCGTATGCAAAATCCTCCAAGCATCAAAGAGTTAGCTCATCTTTGTGGCACAAATGACTTTTGGCTAAAGAAAAATTTTAAGCTATTTTTCAAAGATACGATCTATCAGCTCTTAGCAAAAGAGCGCCTAAAGCTAGCTTTTACTCTTTTAGAGCAAAACGATATCAGTATAAAAGAAGCCGCAAATATCGTAGGCTACGCAAATACTGCACATTTTGCAAAAATTTTTAAGATAAATTTTGGCTTTTTACCAAGCAAACTCTTAAAGACCAAAAGCTACTTTTAAACTGCTATAAATGCCAAATTTCTTATAATCGCCAAAATTTTAAAAAGAGAGAAATTTGCAAGTTTATATCCACGTGCCATTTTGTGAAAGCAAGTGTCCTTATTGCGCTTTTGGCTCAAGTGACGACGAATTTAACAAGGTTAGCGCCTATTTTAAGGCATTTTGCCTTGATCTAAATTTTCAGCTAAAAAGCCAAAACGTAAAAGAAATCTCAACCATCTTTTTTGGTGGCGGCACACCAAGCGCAGTAAATGCTAAGCTTTATGATGAAATTTTTAGCATTTTAACGCCTCTTTGCACGCGAGAAACCGAGATCACACTTGAAGCAAACCCAAACTCAGCAAGTCTTACTTGGCTAAAGCATGTTAAAAATTTAGGCGCAAATCGCATAAGCTTTGGCGCTCAAAGTTTTTTTGAAGATAAGCTAAAATTTCTTGGGCGCATTCACAGCAGGGAGCAAATTTTTAAAGCAGTTGAAAATGCCCAGACAGCTGGCTTTAGCAATATAAATTTAGACCTCATCTACGACACCAAATTTGACACTAAAAAGCGCCTTTTGGCTGAAACTGAAAATTTAAAAAGTCTTGCTATCACGCATCTAAGCGCCTACTCGCTCACTCTTGAAGAAAACACCCCATTTGCTGGTAAAAAAAGTTATAAAAAAGATAGCGACACTTTGGCTAAATTTATGATAGAGCAGATCAAGCGAGCTGGCTTTGGGCAGTATGAAATTTCAAATTTCGGCCAAATTTGCAAGCACAATCTTGGCTACTGGCAAGGCAAAAACTATCTTGGCGTGGGCGCTTTTAGCGTGGGCTTCGTGGATGGCACGAGATACTACGCCAAAAATAGCATAGATGCCTACATCTCACAACCAACTTACAGAAAAAAAGAAATTTTAAGTCAAAGCGAGCTAGTAAGAGAGCATATATTTTTAGGGCTTAGAAGCATAGTTGGCGTGGAGGCTGGACGATTAAGTGAGGCTCAGAAAAAAAAGGCGAATCTACTTGTAGAAAATGAAAAACTACTCTTTAAAAATGGTAAATTTTACAATCCAAATTTCTTACTAAGCGACGAGATCGCACTCTTTATCGAGGGCTAAATTTATAAAATTTTGAGCAAAGTCAA
This genomic interval from Campylobacter concisus contains the following:
- a CDS encoding helix-turn-helix domain-containing protein, which translates into the protein MINLDKKYGTSKISQKEKQVSVEFFKQSSGISYLKSEILCNGRIKRDRHKSKKYLFLMFNEDKNDLCFKLDRKEYILNKDEFCIGLVNDDFKGAFEYQNKFYKTKTLLFDESYANKLEIFAGLRFDDKFELLKYKKDLAQICVLNELDTTNLYEGAMREIFTESKILELIYKSKIRKESEISLSRDEEKTLLKAKTILLSRMQNPPSIKELAHLCGTNDFWLKKNFKLFFKDTIYQLLAKERLKLAFTLLEQNDISIKEAANIVGYANTAHFAKIFKINFGFLPSKLLKTKSYF
- the hemW gene encoding radical SAM family heme chaperone HemW; translated protein: MQVYIHVPFCESKCPYCAFGSSDDEFNKVSAYFKAFCLDLNFQLKSQNVKEISTIFFGGGTPSAVNAKLYDEIFSILTPLCTRETEITLEANPNSASLTWLKHVKNLGANRISFGAQSFFEDKLKFLGRIHSREQIFKAVENAQTAGFSNINLDLIYDTKFDTKKRLLAETENLKSLAITHLSAYSLTLEENTPFAGKKSYKKDSDTLAKFMIEQIKRAGFGQYEISNFGQICKHNLGYWQGKNYLGVGAFSVGFVDGTRYYAKNSIDAYISQPTYRKKEILSQSELVREHIFLGLRSIVGVEAGRLSEAQKKKANLLVENEKLLFKNGKFYNPNFLLSDEIALFIEG